The Sporichthyaceae bacterium genomic interval GAACACCATCCAGTGCTGCAGCACCTCGAACGCGTTGCGGATTGCCGGATCAGTGTCCGAACCCATGAGCTTGTTCTGGATCATCGGCGCGACCCGGTCGGAGGAGAACCGGGGGTCGCGGATGGCCTCGACGATCGCGGAGTGCCCGGTGATCAACCAGGAGCGGTAGCGCGGGTCCCAGTACACCGGGGCGCTCTCGCGCAGTCGGGAGAAGTACCCCGACGGGTCGCGGATCGCCTCCGGGCCGAGCACGTCGACCTCGAAGTCGAGCGAAGTCATGAGGCGCGCTCGTCGATGACCCGACGCGACTTCAGCACCGCGCGTTCGAACACGTTGGCCTCGACGAGGTTGACCGGGACCCGGATCAGGCAGTGGTGGGTGACCGCGTCGGTGGCCTGCCGGGTCAGGTTGTCGCGGTCGCCGGTGAAGTCCGGGGCGACCTCGACCTCGACCCTGATCTCGTCCAGGTGTCCCTGCTTGAACACCCGGATGCGGAACTCGGTGCCCAGCCCGGCCACGCCGCGCAGGGCTTTCTCGATCGCGGAGGGGAAGATGTTCGCCCCGCGGATCACGAGCATGTCGTCGACCCGGCCCATCAGGCCCTGCGGCAGTCGGGGATAGGTGCGCCCGCACGGGCAGGGCTCGCGGGTCAGGTAGCTGCGGTCGTTGACCTGGAAACGGATCATCGGCTGCGAGATCCGATGCAGATGCGTGTAGACGAGGTTGCCGATCTCCCCGTCCGGCACGAGCTTGTGGGAGTCCTCGGGATCGACGAGCTCGGTCCAGACCTCGTCGGTGTAGACGTGCGGGCCTTGCATGTGGGAGCACTCGGCGTTGGTCACGAACGGGAACATCTCGGAGCTGGTACCGGCATCGCAGAGGATGTCCAGTCCCCACAGCTCCATGATCAGTTTCTTGGTGGACGGGATCGAGCCGCCGGGTTCGCCGCCGGACAGAAAGATCCGGATCGGGCTGTTGACGGTGTCGTAGCCCATCTCCCTGGCGACCTCGGCCATGTGCAGCATGTACGAGGGGGTCGCCTC includes:
- a CDS encoding AMP-binding protein, encoding MRDPTNPYWDVKRETRDPADRDAETLVHLQASLKRAYTLTFYQRHWDAHGFHPDQVRTLADFTQRCPIMTKKMLVADQAEFPPYGSYLGIDRTDIFRIHGSSGTSGTPTMYGVARADWEHAKEIFALTHWASGVRPSDVVHYAFPFGMFFGGWAMLMAAEEVGATVFPMGLADTRRHIEMIDRLGSTVVEATPSYMLHMAEVAREMGYDTVNSPIRIFLSGGEPGGSIPSTKKLIMELWGLDILCDAGTSSEMFPFVTNAECSHMQGPHVYTDEVWTELVDPEDSHKLVPDGEIGNLVYTHLHRISQPMIRFQVNDRSYLTREPCPCGRTYPRLPQGLMGRVDDMLVIRGANIFPSAIEKALRGVAGLGTEFRIRVFKQGHLDEIRVEVEVAPDFTGDRDNLTRQATDAVTHHCLIRVPVNLVEANVFERAVLKSRRVIDERAS